The proteins below come from a single Bartonella schoenbuchensis R1 genomic window:
- a CDS encoding ABC transporter ATP-binding protein has translation MAKIQTSLSGKYLIIRLLRENFRKHVYWYSAAIVAMIIIALATAISAWMMRDIVNHIIDGHSFNMIVFISSVFAFIFILKGVATFAQTYCLSKAGNSIIAEQQRKIYARLMKQGVSFYQNNASSDLLVRVTHNATAARNIIDIIITTFVRDLLSVIGLLVVMFIQNFTLIAITLTVGPLAFLGVRMALKRIRGLMEKELLSLGEIIKVMQETAVGIHVIKAFSLEELMKKRMNKAICDVEKQANSIAMLEAATHPIMETLAGIAIAVIICFSGYLATQRAGVQGELMSFLVALLLIYEPAKRLANVRVKIESGLVSIRTMFEILDYPLTVIEHKEAKDFNKTHCSIRFENVSFAYMDDQTVLNDINLEIEAGKMTALVGPSGSGKSTLINLIMRLYDPTQGSIFINDQDIRFITFHSLRNLIAYVGQDTFLFQGTIKYNIGLGKKGANNNDIIKAAKAANAHDFIMDLPQGYDTQVGENGNNLSGGQKQRIAIARAILHDSKILIFDEATSALDSHAEAQINETIQNLTKKCTILVIAHRLSTIAHADKIIVIQNGQLVEQGTQIELLAKKKGLYKKLHNTQFKKQEF, from the coding sequence ATGGCAAAAATACAAACATCCCTTTCTGGTAAATACCTTATCATCCGTCTTTTACGAGAGAATTTTCGTAAACATGTGTACTGGTATAGTGCAGCCATTGTTGCAATGATCATCATTGCATTGGCCACTGCAATTAGTGCATGGATGATGCGTGATATCGTCAATCATATTATTGATGGACACAGTTTTAACATGATTGTTTTCATCTCTAGCGTTTTTGCATTTATTTTTATTCTCAAAGGGGTTGCAACTTTTGCTCAAACCTATTGTCTGAGTAAAGCAGGCAATAGTATCATTGCCGAACAACAGCGTAAAATTTACGCACGTCTTATGAAGCAAGGCGTTTCTTTTTATCAAAATAATGCTTCATCTGATCTTCTTGTTCGTGTAACCCATAATGCAACAGCAGCTCGTAATATCATCGATATAATTATTACAACTTTTGTGCGTGATTTACTCTCTGTCATTGGCCTTTTGGTTGTTATGTTTATTCAAAATTTTACGTTAATCGCCATTACCTTAACAGTAGGACCTCTTGCATTTTTAGGAGTTCGAATGGCTTTAAAACGTATTCGTGGCCTTATGGAAAAAGAACTTCTCTCATTAGGTGAAATTATCAAAGTTATGCAAGAAACTGCTGTTGGTATTCACGTAATTAAAGCTTTTTCGTTAGAAGAGTTGATGAAAAAACGCATGAATAAAGCTATTTGTGATGTTGAAAAACAAGCAAATAGTATTGCAATGCTTGAAGCTGCTACACATCCAATCATGGAAACGCTTGCCGGCATCGCAATTGCAGTTATTATTTGTTTTTCCGGCTATCTTGCAACCCAGCGTGCTGGTGTTCAAGGTGAATTAATGTCGTTTCTTGTAGCTTTGCTCCTCATTTATGAACCTGCTAAACGATTGGCAAATGTGCGTGTCAAAATTGAATCTGGTTTGGTCAGCATTCGTACAATGTTCGAAATACTTGATTATCCACTTACTGTTATAGAACATAAAGAAGCTAAAGACTTTAATAAAACACACTGCTCTATTCGTTTTGAAAATGTTTCTTTTGCTTATATGGATGATCAAACAGTCTTAAACGACATTAACCTGGAAATAGAAGCAGGAAAAATGACAGCATTGGTGGGGCCATCTGGTTCAGGTAAATCAACCCTTATCAATCTTATCATGCGCCTTTATGACCCTACACAAGGATCTATATTCATTAATGATCAAGACATTCGCTTCATCACATTTCATTCCCTTCGAAACCTCATAGCTTATGTAGGGCAGGACACTTTTTTGTTTCAAGGAACTATTAAATATAATATCGGGCTTGGAAAAAAAGGTGCCAACAACAATGATATTATAAAAGCAGCAAAAGCAGCCAATGCTCATGACTTTATTATGGATTTGCCCCAAGGTTATGATACACAAGTGGGCGAGAATGGGAATAATCTTTCAGGAGGTCAAAAACAGCGTATCGCTATTGCCCGTGCAATACTTCATGACAGTAAAATCCTGATTTTTGATGAAGCTACAAGTGCATTAGATTCACACGCTGAGGCTCAAATTAATGAGACAATTCAAAACCTTACTAAAAAGTGTACAATTCTTGTGATTGCTCACCGTCTTTCAACAATTGCGCATGCTGATAAAATTATTGTAATACAAAATGGGCAATTAGTTGAACAAGGTACTCAGATAGAATTGTTAGCAAAGAAAAAAGGCCTTTATAAAAAGCTTCATAATACTCAATTTAAAAAGCAAGAGTTTTAG
- a CDS encoding alpha/beta hydrolase, with amino-acid sequence MDQNIPCQFFSFEDTVLAVRHRKGSRSPGLVWLSGYRSDMLGSKAMVVDAFAQKNNLSCLRFDYSGHGESEGDFFEGTISRWVKESLAIFEAYCEGPQILIGSSMGGWIALRLAMMLAQQNKPLAGMILIAPAPDFTQALIEPTLTTVEWKALEEKGYFERSSSYDLEPTPFTKALLEDGRNNCVMKGCIDIGCSVHILQGMEDEIVPYQHALALLDHLPLHDVTLTLVRDANHRFSRPQDLDCFEKVLMSLIDRINEPSRSS; translated from the coding sequence ATAGATCAAAATATTCCTTGTCAGTTTTTTTCGTTTGAAGATACAGTTCTTGCTGTACGTCATCGTAAAGGTAGTCGTTCTCCGGGATTGGTTTGGTTATCTGGTTATCGATCTGATATGCTGGGAAGCAAGGCAATGGTGGTTGATGCTTTTGCTCAAAAAAATAATTTGTCTTGCTTGCGTTTTGATTATTCTGGTCATGGGGAATCAGAAGGAGATTTTTTTGAAGGTACGATTTCACGTTGGGTGAAAGAAAGTTTAGCGATTTTTGAAGCTTATTGTGAAGGACCACAAATTTTAATTGGTTCCTCTATGGGTGGGTGGATTGCTTTAAGGCTTGCTATGATGCTCGCGCAGCAAAATAAACCACTTGCCGGGATGATATTGATTGCACCTGCTCCGGATTTTACACAAGCTTTGATTGAACCAACTTTGACCACGGTAGAATGGAAAGCTCTGGAAGAAAAAGGCTATTTTGAGCGTTCTTCAAGTTATGATTTAGAACCAACACCTTTTACAAAGGCATTACTTGAAGATGGGCGAAATAACTGTGTTATGAAAGGATGCATTGATATTGGGTGCTCAGTTCATATTCTACAAGGAATGGAAGATGAAATAGTTCCCTATCAACATGCATTAGCTTTACTTGATCATTTGCCTTTGCATGATGTAACATTAACACTTGTTCGTGATGCAAATCACCGGTTTTCACGTCCACAAGATTTGGATTGTTTTGAAAAGGTGTTGATGTCATTAATTGATCGAATCAATGAACCATCAAGATCTAGTTGA
- a CDS encoding M48 family metallopeptidase, with protein MAIYEQDFILSDRVVPLRVREHKHARRFTLRIDADGQGICLTIPPAMNLNAVQSFLEKHRCWIETHLTHVLMSRESSDLKEGATIPLLGVAHIIKHKEGRGVDEIIAGGMEQKPQIIIYSRLEYLPRRIADVLKKQAKIIITPLVEQYAHKVERKVKSIRYKDIKSRWGSCSVDGRLSFSWRLVMAPREIVEYVVAHEVAHLIEMNHRSQFWDLCEKLCPGSKTYHAWLKKNGHTLHAINFH; from the coding sequence ATGGCTATTTATGAGCAAGATTTTATTCTCTCTGATCGCGTTGTGCCTTTACGGGTACGAGAACATAAACATGCACGCCGTTTTACGTTACGCATTGATGCGGATGGACAGGGGATTTGTTTAACAATACCACCAGCGATGAATCTTAATGCGGTTCAGTCTTTCCTTGAAAAACATCGTTGTTGGATAGAAACACATCTTACTCATGTTCTCATGTCGCGTGAAAGTTCTGATCTCAAGGAGGGTGCAACAATTCCTTTATTGGGTGTTGCACACATTATAAAACATAAAGAAGGACGTGGGGTGGATGAAATCATTGCAGGTGGTATGGAACAAAAACCGCAAATTATTATCTATAGTCGGTTAGAATATTTGCCAAGGCGAATTGCTGATGTTTTAAAAAAACAAGCTAAAATCATTATAACACCGCTAGTAGAACAGTATGCACATAAAGTGGAACGTAAAGTTAAATCAATCCGTTATAAAGATATCAAAAGCCGCTGGGGGTCATGTTCGGTAGATGGGCGTTTATCTTTTTCATGGCGTCTTGTTATGGCGCCAAGAGAAATTGTTGAATATGTTGTTGCACATGAGGTTGCTCACCTTATCGAAATGAATCATAGATCACAATTTTGGGATCTTTGTGAGAAACTTTGCCCAGGTAGTAAAACTTATCATGCTTGGTTAAAGAAAAATGGTCATACATTGCACGCGATTAATTTTCACTAA
- the infC gene encoding translation initiation factor IF-3, with translation MTPSQKDGPRSNQDIRVPCVQLINDEGQNQGIIATQEALAMAADVGLDLVEIVPNAEPPVCKIIDLGKLKYQNQKKAAETRKKQKTIEVKEIKMRPNVDVHDYEVKLKAVHRFIDHGNKVKITLRFRGREMAHQDLGMKLLQRVKEDTSEIAKIESEPKLEGRQMMMVIAPK, from the coding sequence ATGACGCCTAGCCAAAAAGATGGGCCACGTTCAAATCAAGATATTCGTGTTCCTTGCGTTCAACTCATTAATGATGAAGGACAAAATCAGGGAATTATTGCAACGCAAGAAGCGCTTGCTATGGCTGCAGATGTTGGGCTTGATTTGGTTGAGATTGTGCCAAATGCAGAACCGCCTGTTTGTAAAATTATTGACCTAGGCAAACTGAAATATCAAAATCAAAAAAAAGCAGCTGAGACGCGTAAAAAACAAAAGACTATCGAAGTCAAAGAAATCAAGATGCGACCAAATGTTGACGTTCATGATTATGAGGTGAAACTTAAGGCCGTTCATCGCTTTATTGATCATGGTAATAAAGTAAAAATTACTTTGCGTTTCCGTGGCCGTGAAATGGCGCACCAAGATCTTGGAATGAAGCTTCTTCAGCGAGTTAAAGAAGATACAAGTGAAATTGCTAAAATTGAATCTGAGCCTAAACTTGAAGGTCGCCAGATGATGATGGTTATAGCACCTAAATAA
- a CDS encoding translocation/assembly module TamB domain-containing protein, protein MKKILRFFAFLFGFSFLVISFFVFIQKGDSPFKNIIGGERSWFVSFIEHKLSTPNRQIRLHHIQGILSSEPSIDAITVSDHKGVWLTITNAKINWNRLALLRGRIEVNELLVGHVTFLRKPYSSTSVSFLEGDQFSIPKLLMSISVNMFKAEQVTFGQNLFGLSSDVSLEGRLALTNAAVDANVKAHRLDASGYFSILTKISKKSRIAQIDITANEPQNGILANVFNIEKRPALNLVIKGDGTFDDLVVALRAEVDRQPILNGNIVLARVLDGHSLSAQLAGTIGLLMPSQYRNLFESNVTLGIEAVITKEGITRLDHMVVQGKAINVVANAEITADGFLRRLFVDGNIGFDQANESARLLPEGQTHVNNLTLTIDYGRQDQQTWKGRLIVHHLSNENIHIRDAIFDMGGVSENLDDPATRHVGIQVNGTLQGVANTKNAFEDGLDQTIHLHIDTDVVSGKPILVHDFSIVAQSFSAWLKGEVNRFVFKGDLGLKAQTLTPLGVLIGQPMSGNADVKAKGSMSLLGSAFDLELSGAADNVMIGTKAVDSLLKGKLALSGNVARNTKGLILHHLRLKNDYASVTANGHLSNVSAEMDVYAQISNLTMLDPRMEGAITIQGAARGHNSLIMISTHADITEALFMGKKLQNTILNVNALVDNTSVSSNVTGFVEGNGIFAQQPLQLSASFENFNRIWKLKDINIEGASTKITGDLFQTFEGFIKGTLDIDVDDISTFAALFSQKGSGKVRGEFVFDEHKGKQKTNLSIKSDHLIFAKNEIKKLAVQADIFNPFNAIQFKGFVNAERVQTSFMVADRLKFHADGNSERTVFNIQAVLPNNTNTQFSGRMITAGLLTDEQKIQFDAMDIKYSNFHAKLFTPATIIFGENGITISELGFIVDQGKIVLNGTLQDVLNLHLTMNAIPVALANLWKPDLGAVGTLSGQIMIHGRFENPDVTYDIKGYELTIAALQERKIKPFMFSASGKVIDKTFTLGANLAGEGLQAQTQGTVSLDKGELDLHIDLKNLSALLFNGFIEGQALRGEVTGKVDIGGTLKDPSAHFEFSSQNLTINSMLHKNASLININARGFYEKSTLHIQHITATGSKDLDLFVNGRLSLDNSPTELSVKGVMPLAFVDQFLAKRGAHITGIAKIDAVLNGTLSQPQLIGSFSIVNGGFFDSQTNLELSNIMLKAKLNGDHIILEHASARSSGEGSVSVSGRISTDLQTDLSIHLDRINYNDRSMIFATLTGKTTMTGHLLSNLVIDGEVTVEKAEILIPDHFRNATFLDIRHHNLTKLILKTLERADAKAYRSNHNISKEPSSVVQLNMQINAHNQIFVRGRGLDAELGGRISLTGPLHDVHPVGELQMIRGRFDILSQRLNFDKGQVSFSGNLNPTVYFVTNSNNGDIHVTVTVSGTIDNLDIQFESQPVLPQDEVLARLIFKRSLNELSPFQIAQLAAAVAELAGASNTSLLNTLRAKVGLDDLDVIVDENGNTGLRVGRYVRDNIYLGFEAGLDGTTKGTIDLDISRHLKAKGAIGNENNSSFGLFYEREY, encoded by the coding sequence ATGAAAAAAATATTGCGTTTTTTTGCCTTCTTATTTGGATTTTCTTTTCTTGTAATAAGCTTTTTTGTTTTTATACAGAAAGGTGATTCACCTTTTAAAAACATAATAGGAGGTGAGCGTTCATGGTTTGTTTCTTTTATTGAACACAAACTTTCAACGCCTAATCGTCAAATTCGTTTGCATCATATACAAGGAATATTATCGTCTGAACCATCGATTGATGCCATTACAGTAAGTGATCATAAAGGTGTTTGGCTTACCATTACCAATGCGAAAATAAATTGGAATCGTTTAGCGTTGTTAAGGGGGCGTATTGAGGTTAACGAGCTTTTGGTAGGACACGTTACGTTTTTACGCAAACCATACAGTTCTACATCTGTTTCTTTTTTAGAAGGTGATCAGTTTTCCATTCCCAAATTACTTATGTCTATTTCTGTCAATATGTTTAAGGCTGAACAGGTGACCTTTGGACAAAATCTTTTTGGTCTTTCTTCTGATGTATCATTAGAAGGACGTTTAGCTTTAACCAATGCAGCTGTTGATGCTAATGTAAAGGCTCATCGTTTAGATGCATCAGGTTATTTTTCTATTTTAACAAAGATATCCAAAAAAAGCCGTATAGCTCAAATTGATATTACCGCTAACGAGCCGCAAAATGGTATATTGGCTAATGTCTTTAATATTGAGAAACGGCCTGCGTTAAATCTTGTCATTAAAGGTGATGGTACCTTTGATGACTTAGTTGTTGCACTTCGGGCAGAAGTTGATCGCCAACCTATTTTAAATGGCAATATTGTTCTTGCAAGGGTTTTAGATGGTCATAGCCTTTCTGCGCAGTTGGCAGGTACAATTGGCCTTTTAATGCCTTCTCAATATCGCAACCTTTTTGAATCTAATGTAACATTGGGAATAGAGGCGGTGATAACAAAAGAGGGTATCACACGCCTTGATCATATGGTTGTTCAAGGTAAAGCAATTAATGTTGTAGCTAATGCAGAGATAACAGCCGATGGATTTTTACGGCGTCTTTTTGTTGATGGCAATATAGGTTTTGATCAAGCAAATGAATCTGCTCGTTTATTGCCAGAAGGTCAAACACATGTGAATAATTTGACTTTAACCATTGATTATGGTCGCCAAGATCAACAAACCTGGAAAGGTCGGCTTATTGTACATCATTTGAGCAATGAAAATATTCATATTCGTGATGCAATTTTTGATATGGGGGGTGTGAGCGAAAATCTGGATGATCCAGCTACTCGTCATGTTGGCATTCAGGTTAATGGTACTCTTCAGGGAGTTGCAAATACTAAGAATGCATTTGAAGATGGTCTAGATCAAACGATTCATCTCCATATAGATACAGATGTTGTCTCTGGAAAACCGATATTAGTTCATGATTTTAGTATTGTGGCTCAAAGTTTTTCTGCTTGGTTAAAGGGAGAAGTAAATCGTTTTGTTTTTAAAGGGGATCTTGGTTTAAAAGCACAAACATTAACACCTCTGGGTGTGTTAATTGGGCAACCAATGTCTGGGAATGCAGATGTTAAAGCCAAAGGGAGTATGAGTTTACTTGGTAGCGCTTTTGATCTTGAGTTGTCAGGAGCTGCTGATAACGTGATGATAGGTACTAAGGCTGTTGATTCTTTATTAAAAGGAAAGCTTGCCCTTTCAGGTAATGTTGCTCGAAACACGAAGGGCTTAATTTTACATCATTTGCGGTTGAAAAATGACTATGCCAGTGTAACGGCTAATGGACATCTTTCAAATGTGAGTGCTGAGATGGATGTTTATGCTCAAATATCTAACCTTACCATGTTAGACCCAAGGATGGAGGGTGCGATCACTATACAGGGTGCTGCTAGAGGACACAATAGTCTTATAATGATCAGTACGCACGCTGATATTACTGAGGCGCTTTTTATGGGTAAAAAGCTTCAAAATACAATATTAAATGTCAATGCATTGGTGGATAATACATCGGTTTCTTCTAATGTAACTGGCTTTGTAGAAGGTAACGGGATTTTTGCTCAACAACCGTTACAATTGTCTGCTTCTTTTGAAAATTTCAACCGTATTTGGAAGCTTAAGGATATCAATATTGAAGGAGCGTCTACAAAAATAACAGGTGATCTTTTTCAAACTTTTGAAGGTTTTATAAAGGGAACTTTGGATATTGACGTTGACGATATCTCAACGTTTGCTGCGTTGTTTTCGCAAAAAGGTAGCGGAAAAGTAAGAGGAGAATTTGTTTTTGATGAACACAAGGGTAAGCAAAAAACTAATCTGAGCATCAAGAGTGATCATTTAATATTTGCAAAAAATGAAATCAAAAAATTAGCAGTGCAGGCTGATATATTCAACCCTTTCAATGCGATACAATTTAAAGGTTTTGTCAATGCAGAGCGTGTTCAAACATCATTTATGGTGGCCGATCGTTTAAAATTTCACGCTGATGGTAACAGTGAGCGAACGGTTTTTAATATTCAGGCGGTATTACCTAACAATACAAATACGCAGTTTTCTGGTCGTATGATTACGGCAGGACTATTGACCGATGAACAAAAAATCCAATTCGACGCTATGGATATAAAATACTCCAATTTTCATGCAAAATTATTCACTCCAGCAACAATCATTTTTGGTGAGAACGGGATAACAATAAGTGAATTAGGATTTATTGTCGATCAAGGTAAGATTGTGCTTAATGGTACTCTTCAAGATGTTTTAAATTTGCATCTGACTATGAATGCTATTCCTGTAGCTTTAGCTAACCTATGGAAACCGGATCTTGGTGCGGTTGGTACTTTGTCAGGGCAAATTATGATTCATGGTCGTTTTGAAAATCCTGATGTGACCTATGATATAAAAGGTTATGAGCTGACAATTGCAGCTCTCCAAGAGAGAAAGATAAAACCTTTTATGTTTTCTGCTAGTGGTAAGGTGATAGATAAAACTTTTACTTTAGGGGCGAATTTAGCTGGAGAAGGGTTGCAAGCGCAAACACAAGGAACTGTATCTTTAGATAAAGGCGAACTTGATCTTCATATTGATTTGAAAAATTTATCTGCGCTTTTGTTTAACGGTTTTATTGAAGGGCAAGCTTTGAGAGGAGAGGTAACTGGTAAGGTCGATATTGGGGGGACATTGAAGGATCCATCTGCGCATTTTGAATTTTCTAGTCAAAATTTAACAATCAATTCTATGCTTCATAAGAATGCATCATTAATTAATATAAATGCTCGTGGTTTTTATGAAAAATCAACACTTCATATTCAGCATATAACAGCGACTGGATCTAAAGATTTGGATCTTTTTGTAAATGGGCGTCTTTCTTTGGATAATTCACCAACTGAACTGAGTGTTAAAGGTGTAATGCCTCTTGCTTTTGTTGATCAATTTTTAGCAAAACGTGGTGCGCATATAACAGGAATAGCAAAAATTGATGCTGTTTTAAATGGAACATTGTCTCAGCCACAGTTGATAGGATCTTTTTCGATAGTAAATGGTGGTTTTTTTGATTCGCAAACAAATTTGGAGCTAAGCAATATAATGCTTAAAGCCAAATTGAATGGCGATCATATAATTTTAGAGCATGCTTCTGCTCGTTCATCTGGTGAGGGATCTGTTTCTGTTTCAGGCCGTATTTCTACAGATCTGCAAACAGATTTATCTATTCACCTCGACCGTATCAATTATAATGATAGATCTATGATTTTTGCGACGCTAACAGGCAAAACAACAATGACTGGTCATTTGTTGAGCAATCTTGTTATTGATGGTGAAGTTACAGTTGAAAAGGCTGAAATTCTTATTCCTGATCATTTTCGAAATGCAACATTCCTTGATATTAGACATCATAATTTAACTAAATTAATTCTAAAAACGCTTGAACGTGCTGATGCTAAAGCTTACAGAAGCAATCATAATATTTCTAAAGAACCTTCTTCTGTTGTGCAATTAAATATGCAAATTAATGCACACAACCAAATTTTTGTTCGTGGTCGAGGTTTGGATGCTGAGTTGGGGGGACGTATTAGTTTAACAGGTCCGTTACATGATGTACATCCAGTTGGAGAGCTTCAGATGATTCGTGGACGGTTTGATATTCTATCACAACGTCTCAATTTTGATAAAGGACAGGTAAGTTTTAGTGGCAATCTCAATCCAACTGTTTATTTTGTTACTAACAGTAATAATGGCGACATTCATGTTACTGTAACAGTGAGTGGAACTATTGATAACCTTGATATTCAATTTGAGTCACAACCTGTTTTACCGCAAGATGAAGTATTAGCACGTTTGATTTTTAAGCGCTCTCTTAATGAATTATCGCCATTTCAAATTGCTCAACTTGCAGCAGCTGTAGCTGAGCTTGCTGGTGCTTCTAATACATCTTTATTGAATACTTTACGTGCTAAGGTTGGTCTTGATGATCTTGACGTTATTGTTGATGAAAATGGCAATACCGGTTTACGTGTTGGGCGTTATGTTCGCGATAATATTTATTTGGGTTTTGAGGCAGGGTTAGATGGCACAACAAAAGGAACAATTGATTTAGATATTTCACGCCATCTCAAGGCAAAAGGTGCTATAGGAAATGAAAACAATTCCAGTTTTGGTTTGTTTTATGAAAGAGAGTATTAA
- a CDS encoding autotransporter assembly complex protein TamA → MGLCLVFVFPQSLAAFELFGIHLWGKKKPNLSSGDMSGTERFYQVEVVVPQGAPQIGAQIVKDVSSLVADQDKAVSSSSGLLAKARSNYQAILSALYADGRYGGVISIKINGLEVADLSPMTQLPVQSTIVITVDAGPQYVFSAASITQAAPLIKKTNSMPSVEELGYKIGAVAKSETIFKAERWVIEGWRRHGHAKVNIMSRDVVADHTTHLIDAQIITDPGQKAYYGSLSVRNVSEQPRIDSDYVKWITALKPGQQYDSDALAKANKRLARLDVFRAVNIQEADAINPDGSLPLTLVLEERKPRRFGVGGSYSTLDGAGFEAYWMHNNLFGRAERLKIETKISGIGDYKTKSYNPKNFNYLFGTTLTKPGIITPDTDFETELKMQRDSLDNYTTQAIRGKFGLTHIFNDNLSGQFAVVVSNGQSHDDYLGSRNFTMVGLQNGLIYDSRDNKFNATKGLYGETIIEPLYEAHANDFVTKITIEGRSYWVLDEHDRFVFATRTKLGTIIGSDKAKLPSDMLFFAGGGGSVRGYAYHNIGIKAKNDAIIGGHALVEGSAELRFSVNDTIGLVSFIDGGFVREKAYFDFSQDIKWGVGIGGRYMTGLGPLRFDLAWPLKREKGDPRVGFYVGIGQAF, encoded by the coding sequence GTGGGCTTATGTTTAGTTTTTGTTTTTCCGCAATCGCTTGCAGCGTTTGAGCTTTTTGGCATTCATTTGTGGGGTAAAAAAAAGCCAAATCTTTCTTCAGGGGATATGAGTGGTACGGAAAGATTTTATCAAGTTGAAGTTGTTGTACCACAAGGTGCACCACAAATAGGGGCTCAAATAGTTAAAGACGTATCTTCTCTTGTTGCTGATCAAGATAAAGCAGTTTCCAGTTCTTCTGGTTTGTTGGCTAAAGCTCGTTCAAATTACCAAGCCATTCTTTCTGCTCTTTATGCTGATGGACGTTACGGGGGTGTTATTAGTATTAAGATTAATGGTCTGGAAGTTGCTGATTTGTCTCCTATGACTCAATTGCCAGTTCAATCTACCATTGTTATTACAGTTGATGCTGGGCCACAGTATGTTTTTAGTGCTGCAAGTATCACACAGGCTGCTCCACTTATAAAAAAAACAAATTCAATGCCTTCAGTTGAAGAGTTGGGTTATAAGATTGGGGCTGTTGCAAAATCTGAAACTATTTTTAAGGCAGAACGATGGGTAATTGAAGGGTGGCGTCGACATGGACATGCTAAAGTTAACATTATGAGCCGTGATGTGGTTGCTGATCACACTACGCACCTTATTGATGCGCAAATTATAACTGATCCTGGGCAAAAAGCTTATTATGGTTCTTTAAGTGTGCGTAATGTGAGTGAACAACCACGCATAGATTCAGATTATGTTAAATGGATAACAGCATTAAAACCAGGTCAGCAATATGATTCTGATGCATTAGCTAAAGCTAATAAACGGCTTGCGCGGCTTGATGTTTTTCGTGCTGTCAATATACAAGAGGCTGATGCAATTAACCCTGATGGAAGTTTACCCCTAACGCTCGTTTTAGAGGAACGTAAACCACGACGTTTTGGTGTTGGTGGTAGCTATTCAACATTAGATGGCGCTGGTTTTGAAGCTTATTGGATGCATAATAATCTTTTTGGCCGTGCAGAGCGCCTTAAAATTGAAACTAAAATAAGTGGTATTGGCGATTATAAAACAAAATCTTATAATCCAAAGAATTTTAATTATCTTTTTGGAACGACATTAACAAAGCCTGGTATAATCACTCCTGACACAGACTTTGAAACAGAATTAAAAATGCAGCGAGATAGCTTAGATAATTACACAACACAAGCTATCAGAGGAAAGTTTGGTCTTACCCATATTTTTAATGATAATTTATCCGGGCAATTTGCTGTGGTAGTTTCTAATGGTCAGTCGCATGATGATTATCTTGGGAGCCGTAATTTTACGATGGTTGGGTTACAGAATGGTTTGATTTATGATAGCCGTGATAATAAGTTCAATGCGACAAAAGGTTTGTATGGTGAAACGATAATTGAACCATTATATGAAGCGCATGCTAATGATTTTGTGACGAAAATAACAATAGAAGGTCGTTCTTATTGGGTGCTTGATGAACACGACCGTTTTGTTTTTGCAACACGAACAAAACTTGGTACAATTATTGGCAGCGATAAAGCGAAGTTGCCTTCAGATATGCTTTTTTTTGCTGGTGGTGGAGGGTCTGTTCGTGGTTATGCTTATCACAATATTGGCATAAAGGCGAAAAATGATGCTATTATTGGTGGGCATGCACTTGTTGAAGGTTCAGCTGAATTACGTTTTTCTGTCAATGATACAATAGGATTGGTCAGCTTTATAGATGGTGGTTTTGTGAGGGAGAAGGCATATTTTGATTTTTCGCAAGATATTAAATGGGGGGTAGGCATTGGGGGACGTTACATGACAGGTCTTGGTCCTTTACGGTTTGATTTGGCTTGGCCTCTTAAGCGGGAGAAAGGTGATCCACGTGTAGGTTTTTATGTGGGTATAGGGCAAGCATTCTAA